The Pseudomonas iranensis genome includes a window with the following:
- a CDS encoding SDR family oxidoreductase has product MSAPSVLIAGCGDVGSRLATQLLAAGWQVHGLRRDVSKLPEGVIGVAGDLFNEECPATWPVGAVDYLVYCAAATDHDEEGYRKAYVQGLQNVLSWLDDYGQVPERLIFVSSSSVYGQQDGAWVDETSETVAAGYSGRLMLEAEQVALNSGIPASVLRLTGIYGPGREWLLTQVRGGYRVAVEPPLYGNRIHADDAAGLLAFLLEKDREGVQLEDFYIGVDDAPAPLAEVVGWLREYLGVTEWAEDASVRRTGSKRCSNARAKALGWVPKYPSYREGYAAILEGKC; this is encoded by the coding sequence ATGTCCGCGCCTTCTGTTTTGATTGCCGGTTGTGGTGATGTCGGCAGTCGTCTGGCCACGCAATTGCTGGCGGCTGGCTGGCAAGTCCATGGCCTGCGCCGCGACGTTTCCAAGCTGCCGGAGGGTGTCATCGGCGTCGCCGGCGATCTGTTCAACGAAGAATGCCCGGCGACCTGGCCGGTGGGTGCCGTGGATTATCTGGTGTATTGCGCTGCGGCCACCGACCACGATGAAGAGGGCTACCGCAAGGCCTACGTGCAAGGCTTGCAGAACGTGCTGAGCTGGCTGGACGACTATGGGCAAGTGCCTGAGCGGCTGATCTTCGTGTCGAGCAGCAGCGTGTACGGCCAGCAGGATGGAGCATGGGTGGATGAGACCTCCGAGACTGTCGCGGCCGGATATTCAGGTCGCTTGATGCTCGAAGCCGAGCAGGTCGCGCTCAATAGCGGCATCCCGGCAAGTGTGCTGCGCCTGACCGGCATTTACGGCCCGGGTCGCGAGTGGCTGCTGACTCAGGTGCGTGGCGGCTATCGCGTGGCGGTTGAGCCGCCGCTGTATGGCAATCGGATTCATGCCGATGATGCAGCGGGGCTGCTGGCGTTCCTGCTGGAAAAAGACCGCGAGGGCGTGCAGCTGGAGGATTTTTACATCGGCGTCGACGACGCGCCAGCGCCATTGGCCGAAGTGGTGGGCTGGTTGCGCGAGTACCTGGGTGTGACTGAATGGGCCGAAGACGCCAGCGTGCGCCGCACCGGCAGCAAGCGTTGCAGCAATGCGCGGGCGAAAGCGTTGGGGTGGGTGCCGAAATATCCCAGCTACCGTGAAGGCTACGCAGCGATTCTTGAAGGTAAGTGCTGA
- a CDS encoding RidA family protein yields MTKTVITSDKAPAAIGTYSQAIKAGNTVYMSGQIPLDPKTMELVEGFEAQTVQVFENLKAVAEAAGGSFKDIVKLNIFLTDLSHFAKVNEIMGKYFDQPYPARAAIGVAALPKGAQVEMDAILVIE; encoded by the coding sequence ATGACCAAAACCGTCATCACCAGCGACAAGGCCCCGGCCGCCATTGGCACTTACTCCCAGGCGATCAAGGCAGGCAACACCGTTTACATGTCGGGCCAGATTCCCCTGGACCCGAAAACCATGGAACTGGTCGAAGGCTTCGAAGCCCAGACCGTCCAGGTCTTCGAGAACCTCAAAGCCGTGGCCGAAGCCGCCGGCGGTTCGTTCAAGGACATCGTCAAACTGAACATCTTCCTCACCGACCTGAGCCACTTCGCCAAGGTCAACGAGATCATGGGCAAGTATTTCGACCAGCCTTACCCTGCCCGCGCCGCCATTGGCGTGGCCGCCCTGCCGAAGGGTGCGCAGGTTGAAATGGATGCCATTCTGGTCATCGAGTGA
- the exbB gene encoding tonB-system energizer ExbB, with the protein MTRNQTPASPTTRPRAWSAVAALLLSLMLAPTAAFADAQAPATPAATEQSAPAAAPAAPAATDPVQAVDAADAPEVLEADNTLGMAHDLSPWGMYQNADIIVKIVMIGLAIASIITWTIWIAKGFELMGAKRRLRGEIAALKKATTLKEASATAGKEGTLANLLVHDALEEMRLSVNSREKEGIKERVSFRLERLVAACGRNMSSGTGVLATIGSTAPFVGLFGTVWGIMNSFIGIAKTQTTNLAVVAPGIAEALLATALGLVAAIPAVVIYNVFARSIAGYKAQVSDASAEVLLLVSRDLDHQPERSSQPHMVKVG; encoded by the coding sequence ATGACACGTAATCAAACTCCCGCTTCGCCAACCACTCGACCTCGCGCCTGGAGCGCTGTCGCGGCTCTGTTGCTCAGCCTGATGCTGGCACCGACCGCCGCCTTCGCCGACGCCCAAGCGCCCGCCACCCCAGCCGCCACCGAGCAGAGCGCACCCGCTGCCGCTCCGGCTGCACCGGCCGCCACCGATCCGGTGCAGGCTGTCGACGCGGCCGACGCACCTGAAGTCCTCGAAGCCGACAACACCTTGGGCATGGCCCACGACCTGTCGCCGTGGGGCATGTACCAGAACGCCGACATCATCGTGAAAATCGTGATGATCGGTCTGGCCATCGCTTCGATCATCACCTGGACCATCTGGATCGCCAAAGGCTTCGAGCTGATGGGCGCCAAGCGTCGTCTGCGTGGCGAAATCGCTGCACTGAAAAAAGCCACCACCCTCAAGGAAGCCAGCGCCACCGCTGGTAAAGAAGGCACCCTCGCCAACCTGCTGGTGCATGACGCGCTCGAAGAGATGCGCCTGTCGGTCAACAGCCGCGAGAAAGAAGGCATCAAGGAGCGTGTCAGCTTCCGCCTCGAGCGCCTTGTTGCTGCCTGCGGTCGCAACATGAGCAGCGGCACCGGCGTCCTCGCCACCATCGGTTCGACCGCACCGTTCGTAGGTCTGTTCGGTACCGTGTGGGGCATCATGAACTCGTTCATCGGCATCGCCAAAACCCAGACCACCAATCTCGCCGTTGTCGCACCGGGTATCGCTGAAGCCCTGCTGGCCACTGCACTGGGTCTGGTTGCGGCGATCCCTGCGGTGGTGATCTACAACGTCTTCGCCCGCTCCATCGCCGGTTACAAGGCGCAGGTCTCCGATGCCTCGGCAGAAGTCCTGCTGCTGGTCAGCCGCGACCTCGACCACCAGCCTGAGCGCAGCTCGCAGCCGCACATGGTTAAAGTGGGGTAA
- a CDS encoding TonB family protein, with product MITTRHKLTRYSGSLAVVLGVHALAIALALNWTARPPIELPPQAMMVELAPLPAPPPPAPPKVVTPPQPPAPVEELPIPKLAEAPKAEIAVPKPKPKPKPKPPKPVEKKLPEPPKEKPSEEKPADTQPTQAPTEKSAQPAPGPSPAQLAAKASWQGTLLAHLQKYKKYPQSAQSRGKEGLNRLRFVVDGEGNVLSFELVGRSGNADLDRATLDMIRRAQPLPKPPADMLNNGSIEIVAPFVYSLERRR from the coding sequence ATGATCACGACGCGCCATAAGCTGACGCGTTACAGCGGTAGCCTGGCCGTGGTGCTGGGCGTGCATGCGCTGGCCATCGCGCTGGCGCTGAACTGGACTGCCCGCCCGCCCATCGAATTGCCGCCGCAGGCAATGATGGTCGAGCTGGCCCCGTTGCCTGCCCCGCCACCGCCGGCTCCGCCGAAAGTCGTCACACCGCCGCAGCCACCGGCTCCGGTGGAAGAATTGCCGATTCCGAAACTGGCTGAAGCACCGAAAGCGGAAATCGCGGTACCCAAACCCAAGCCGAAGCCCAAGCCAAAACCGCCGAAGCCGGTCGAGAAAAAGCTGCCCGAGCCGCCGAAGGAAAAACCTTCCGAGGAAAAACCGGCCGACACTCAGCCGACCCAGGCGCCGACGGAGAAATCCGCCCAGCCTGCACCAGGTCCGTCGCCGGCTCAGTTGGCGGCCAAGGCCAGTTGGCAAGGCACCCTGCTCGCGCATCTGCAGAAGTACAAGAAGTACCCGCAGAGTGCGCAATCGCGTGGCAAGGAAGGCTTGAATCGTCTGCGCTTCGTGGTTGATGGCGAAGGTAATGTGCTGTCGTTCGAACTGGTGGGCCGCTCTGGCAACGCTGATCTGGACCGGGCCACCCTGGACATGATCCGCCGCGCCCAACCGCTGCCAAAGCCGCCGGCCGACATGCTCAACAACGGCTCGATCGAAATTGTTGCGCCGTTTGTTTATTCGCTCGAACGCCGTCGCTAA
- the exbD gene encoding TonB system transport protein ExbD has product MGLHLKEGADDDLAENHEINVTPFIDVMLVLLIIFMVAAPLATVDIKVDLPASTAKPAPRPEKPVFLSVKADQRLFLGDDEVKAETLGATLDAKTQGKKDTTIFFQADKGVDYGDLMSVMDSLRAAGYLKVGLVGLETAAKK; this is encoded by the coding sequence ATGGGCCTGCATTTGAAAGAAGGCGCAGACGACGATCTGGCCGAGAACCACGAAATCAACGTCACGCCGTTCATCGACGTGATGCTGGTGCTGTTGATCATCTTCATGGTGGCCGCGCCGTTGGCCACTGTGGACATCAAAGTCGACCTGCCCGCCTCGACCGCCAAACCGGCGCCGAGGCCAGAGAAACCGGTGTTCCTCAGTGTGAAAGCTGACCAGCGCCTGTTCCTCGGTGACGACGAAGTGAAAGCCGAAACCCTCGGCGCCACCCTCGACGCCAAGACCCAGGGCAAGAAAGACACCACCATCTTCTTCCAGGCCGACAAAGGCGTGGATTACGGCGACCTGATGAGCGTGATGGACAGCCTGCGCGCCGCCGGTTACCTGAAGGTCGGTCTGGTCGGTCTTGAGACGGCAGCCAAGAAATGA
- a CDS encoding hydrogen peroxide-inducible genes activator, with protein sequence MTLTELRYIVTLAQEQHFGHAAERCHVSQPTLSVGVKKLEDELGVLIFERSKSAVRLTPVGEGIVAQAQKVLEQAQGIRELAQAGKNQLTAPLKVGAIYTVGPYLFPHLIPQLHRVAPQMPLYIEENFTHVLRDKLRNGELDAIIIALPFNEADVLTLPLYDEPFYVLMPAQHPWTKKESIDAGLLNDKSLLLLGEGHCFRDQVLEACPTLTKGNDGAKHTTVESSSLETIRHMVASGLGISILPLSAVDSHHYAPGVIEVRPLTAPVPFRTVAIAWRASFPRPKAIEILADSIRLCSVAKPAAPVTAG encoded by the coding sequence ATGACTCTCACAGAATTACGCTACATCGTTACCCTCGCCCAAGAGCAGCATTTCGGCCATGCCGCCGAGCGTTGCCACGTCAGTCAGCCGACGCTGTCGGTGGGCGTGAAGAAACTTGAAGACGAACTCGGTGTGCTGATTTTCGAGCGCAGCAAAAGCGCCGTGCGCCTGACCCCGGTCGGCGAAGGCATCGTCGCCCAGGCGCAGAAGGTCCTGGAACAGGCCCAAGGCATTCGCGAACTGGCCCAGGCCGGCAAGAATCAGCTGACCGCGCCGCTGAAAGTCGGCGCCATCTACACCGTCGGCCCGTACCTGTTCCCGCACCTGATCCCACAACTGCACCGGGTTGCCCCGCAGATGCCGTTGTACATCGAAGAAAACTTTACCCACGTGCTGCGCGACAAACTGCGCAACGGCGAGCTCGACGCGATCATCATCGCCCTGCCGTTCAACGAAGCCGACGTGCTGACCCTGCCGCTGTACGACGAGCCGTTCTACGTCCTGATGCCGGCCCAGCACCCGTGGACCAAGAAAGAGTCCATCGACGCCGGCCTGCTCAACGACAAGAGCCTGCTGCTGCTCGGTGAAGGCCACTGTTTCCGCGATCAGGTGCTCGAGGCCTGCCCGACCCTGACCAAAGGCAACGACGGCGCCAAGCACACCACGGTCGAGTCCAGCTCGCTGGAAACCATTCGCCACATGGTCGCCTCCGGCTTGGGCATCTCGATCCTGCCGCTGTCGGCAGTGGACAGCCATCACTACGCCCCCGGCGTGATCGAAGTGCGCCCACTGACCGCGCCGGTGCCGTTCCGCACCGTGGCGATCGCCTGGCGCGCGAGCTTCCCACGGCCGAAAGCCATCGAGATCCTCGCCGACTCCATTCGCCTGTGTTCGGTGGCCAAGCCTGCCGCGCCGGTTACGGCCGGTTAA